A stretch of Caenorhabditis elegans chromosome IV DNA encodes these proteins:
- the cdh-5 gene encoding Cadherin domain-containing protein (Confirmed by transcript evidence): MGTTVRVSPNSQSESLQILVNDEDLQPGMPPATYQYILTGLGATIFAVDQRGFVYLNVPKIDADPPNPSTYQLNVEAREVNTVPTRRSEPVTITIHILDINDNSPQFEQPIYMANTTASGDERDVVKVVATDVDSGAFGQVTYTIAQVTNGGEDKFRYETATNMLVATGNLVPGERYQVVIEAIDGGGRSSQAIVIVLALDPMHQTFSSLAPLPGMETFMPNPLAMATTPGTMVTSAESEETIQTFVTEVNENTPPNTVVVSLGDESSRELTYFNVVGGNEEGKFAIDDAGTIVTAEELDREKTAMYSLQVETRSRNPDQHLYWTLVQVTVMDVNDNAPTFTDPQPIRLRLSIDDIEQLTGNMIIGRIGVEDADADDNGRLELRIMPPHNKLFAISNDGILSVNGDFTAAHFGEHDLTVVARDHGEPSLETRARVQISIFGTLITMATVAPTNEVFEYTSSVEEEPQTTNPDEHLQTVTTSPSTKNQVSQQIFSSFPAPQVEQTGAPVEPEFPQFPTFPTLSPHPQELPSLPTTKMAPPQPVPTQSPPLPTPKRLAPVFKPSQITVQIDENESQVEITKAHATYPDGLSGTITYVLHKGDPSLFSVSSYSGSVNLLRALDAETNSTVTIQISTSEAQTLEVDPKLAHFVSITINVADKNDWIPNFESASYEFDVKEDTLPGTIVGQVNAFDQDRDEPNNRIRYRLLSAGGLEAHFNVNAESGLITLARPIDAFAGEKITLRIEGADSGMLPLSSTTTVLINVVATSSHLIPDASPVSNTPNEGELQFSLRNYTASVSEAVRPPHLVQVLSVMNKPTDTRFIICNIISGNYRGAFGITAGNDGNCELRTQMELDRETVERYLLNITVTAGAQTDYALVSITVLDVNDNVPRFVYDSDLGLTTYFGAVSSVANAFTRVLTVKAEDADLGNSSLVNYALDPLSAHSKYFSISPFGEISTKQSMSTILSRNRLQFFEFRVSACDSPISGQQLCSKADVVVNVIGSTNRFKMIIYGLNPQQLKKHEKDLVKSTRQFTGSCNLLTIEKMIEHTAIENQIRTDIYWYAVNPTTKKICKKQDIRKLFETSNVQLIAGKVQPWFRLERISEDAGDEGNMSSGGILSTNWKTSNILLIILAVTVALGAIIGICAVCVFWSRYKTAQRNASNFSHSYPQKLGPIYHPTMMGVDPRTEYDYETQNVNMLISDEDLTMKSGSIGVPAHQRMTLMGAGGGPGMGGPGGPQNGQGNQSYRTYGYRPAHSTAYEGDFSIEESMYAINPSGRLDPITKRIQTIVIPTPDYHQRTHPNQHKSIL, encoded by the exons ATGGGGACAACAGTCAGAGTTTCCCCAAATAGTCAGTCTGAATCATTACAAATTTTGGTCAATGATGAAGATTTG cAACCCGGAATGCCTCCAGCCACTTACCAATACATCCTAACAGGGCTTGGAGCAACAATTTTTGCCGTTGACCAAAGGGGTTTCGTTTATTTGAATGTTCCAAAGATTGATGCTGACCCACCAAATCCAAGTACTTATCAATTGAAT gTTGAAGCCCGAGAAGTGAATACAGTTCCAACCCGTCGAAGTGAGCCCGTCACAATCACAATTCACATTTTGGACATCAACGATAACTCTCCACAATTCGAACAACCGATTTATATGGCCAATACGACAGCCAGTGGTGATGAACGAGATGTTGTAAAAGTGGTGGCTACAGACGTAGATTCTGGAGCTTTTGGACAAGTTACTTACACTATTGCTCAA GTGACCAATGGAGGAGAAGATAAATTTCGTTACGAGACGGCTACAAATATGCTGGTTGCTACTGGAAATCTGGTTCCTGGAGAAAGATATCAAGTAGTTATTGAAGCAATCGATGGAGGTGGTAGAAGTTCACAGGCTATCGTAATAGTTTTGGCACTTGATCCAATGCATCAGACATTCAGTTCTCTTGCTCCATTGCCTGGAATGGAAACGTTTATGCCTAATCCTTTGGCAATGGCAACAACTCCAGGAACAATGGTAACCAGCGCag aatccgAGGAGACTATTCAAACATTTGTGACAGAAGTCAACGAGAATACACCACCAAATACAGTTGTAGTGTCATTAGGAGACGAAAGTTCCAGGGAATTGACATATTTCAATGTTGTTGGTGGAAATGAGGAAGGCAAATTTGCAATCGATGATGC tggaaccATTGTAACCGCTGAGGAGCTTGATCGTGAAAAGACAGCAATGTATTCTCTTCAAGTTGAAACCAGATCCAGAAATCCAGATCAACATCTGTACTGGACTCTTGTCCAGGTTACTGTAATGGATGTAAATGATAATGCACCAACCTTCACTGATCCTCAACCAATTCGTCTCCGATTGAGTATTGATGATATTGAACAACTGACTGGAAATATGATAATTGGAAGAATAGGAGTTGAAGATGCAGATGCTGATGATAATGGACGACTTGAATTGAGAATAATGCCACCTCATAATAA actttttgcaatttcaaacGATGGAATTCTCAGTGTAAATGGTGATTTCACTGCTGCACACTTTGGAGAGCACGATTTGACTGTAGTGGCAAGAGATCATGGTGAACCATCTCTAGAAACAAGAGCAAGAGttcaaatttctatatttGGAACTCTCATCACTATGGCTACTGTGGCACCAACT aatgaagtATTCGAGTACACTTCAAGTGTTGAAGAAGAACCTCAGACAACGAATCCAGATGAACATCTCCAAACAGTCACTACATCCCCATCAACCAAAAATCAAGTTTCTCAACAAATATTCTCGTCGTTCCCAGCACCACAAGTGGAACAAACTGGTGCTCCAGTGGAACCTGAGTTTCCACAATTCCCAACATTCCCCACACTCAGTCCACATCCTCAG gagCTCCCCTCACTGCCAACTACAAAAATGGCTCCACCACAACCTGTACCAACTCAATCTCCTCCATTACCAACTCCGAAACGGTTGGCGCCAGTGTTCAAACCATCCCAGATTACTGTACAGATTGATGAGAATGAGTCACAAGTTGAAATTACAAAAGCTCATGCCACGTATCCAGATGGGTTGTCAG gaacgATTACCTATGTTCTTCATAAAGGAGATCCAAGTCTTTTCTCAGTTTCCTCGTATTCTGGATCTGTTAATTTGCTTCGAGCACTGGATGCTGAAACTAACTCGACAGTTACAATTCAAATCTCCACTTCAGAA gCACAAACTTTGGAAGTTGATCCAAAACTTGCACATTTTGTGAGTATTACCATCAACGTTGCTGATAAGAATGATTGgattccaaactttgaaagtgCATCATATGAATTTGATGTTAAAGAAGACACGTTGCCCGGAACAATTGTCGGACAAGTTAATGCATTCGATCAGGATAGAGAT GAACCAAATAACCGAATTCGATATCGATTGTTGTCTGCAGGAGGATTGGAAGCACATTTTAATGTTAATGCTGAGAGTGGATTGATCACATTAGCAAGACCAATTGATGCATTTGCCGGGGAAAAGATTACG CTTCGTATCGAGGGAGCTGACAGTGGAATGCTACCTCTTTCTTCAACGACAACAGTGCTCATCAACGTggttgccacgtcatcacaTCTGATTCCAGATGCTTCACCTGTCTCGAATACGCCAAATGAAGGAGAACTGCAATTTAGTCTGAGGAATTATAC tgcatcTGTGTCTGAAGCAGTCCGTCCTCCACATCTTGTTCAAGTTTTGTCTGTGATGAATAAGCCAACGGATACCAGATTCATAATTTGCAATATTATATCTGGAAATTATCGTGGAGCATTCGGAATCACTGCTGGAAATGATGGAAATTGTGAATTAAGAACACAGATGGAATTAGATCGAGAAACTGTAGAAAG atacttGTTGAATATAACTGTAACTGCTGGTGCACAAACAGACTACGCTTTAGTGTCTATAACAGTTCTTGATGTGAACGACAATGTTCCTCGATTTGTGTATGATTCGGATCTGGGATTGACCACATACTTTGGAGCTGTTTCTTCAGTTGCAAATGCATTCACAAGAGTGTTAACTGTAAAG GCTGAAGATGCAGATCTTGGAAACAGCAGCTTGGTCAACTACGCTTTGGATCCACTTTCAGCACATTCAAAATACTTTTCTATTTCACCATTTGGAGAGATTAGCACAAAACAGAGCATGTCTACCATTTTGAGTAGAAATAGACTCCAATTCTTCGAATTCAGA gtttccGCCTGCGATTCCCCAATTTCTGGGCAACAATTGTGTTCAAAAGCTGATGTTGTCGTGAATGTGATTGGTTCAACTAACAGATTCAAGATGATTATTTATGGATTGAACCCACAACAATTGAAGAAACATGAAAAGGATTTAGTGAAATCAACTAGACAATTTACTGGAAGTTGCAATTTATTGACGATCGAGAAAATGATTGAGCATACTGCAATTGAGAACCAG ATCCGAACTGACATCTACTGGTATGCAGTGAATCCAACGACAAAGAAGATTTGCAAGAAACAAGATATCCGAAAACTATTCGAAACTTCCAATGTACAATTAATTGCTGGAAAGGTTCAACCATGGTTCAGACTTGAAAGAATTTCAGAGGAT GCCGGTGATGAAGGAAATATGTCAAGCGGTGGAATTTTATCAACCAACTGGAAGACTTCCAATATTCTTTTAATAATACTTGCGGTAACTGTTGCTCTTGGAGCAATTATTGGAATTTGTGCCGTGTGTGTATTCTGGAGCCGTTATAAGACAGCCCAACGAAATGCTTCAAACTTCTCTCACTCGTATCCTCAGAAACTAGGACCAATTTATCATCCAACAATGATGGGAGTTGATCCAAGAACTGAATATGATTATGAAACACAAAATGTGAATATGCTCATTTCGGATGAAGATTTAACAATGAAAAGTGGATCAATTGGAGTACCAGCTCATCAGCGAATGACATTGATGGGTGCAGGAGGTGGTCCTGGAATGGGAGGACCTGGTGGACCACAAAATGGTCAAGGAAATCAAAGTTATAGAACATATGGATACAGACCTGCACATAGTACAGCGTATGAAGGAGACTTCAg CATAGAAGAATCAATGTATGCCATAAACCCATCAGGACGATTGGATCCTATTAcgaa acgtaTACAGACAATCGTGATTCCAACACCAGATTATCATCAACGAACACATCCAAATCAACATAAATCAATACtttaa
- the cdh-5 gene encoding Cadherin domain-containing protein (Confirmed by transcript evidence) codes for MGTTVRVSPNSQSESLQILVNDEDLQPGMPPATYQYILTGLGATIFAVDQRGFVYLNVPKIDADPPNPSTYQLNVEAREVNTVPTRRSEPVTITIHILDINDNSPQFEQPIYMANTTASGDERDVVKVVATDVDSGAFGQVTYTIAQVTNGGEDKFRYETATNMLVATGNLVPGERYQVVIEAIDGGGRSSQAIVIVLALDPMHQTFSSLAPLPGMETFMPNPLAMATTPGTMVTSAESEETIQTFVTEVNENTPPNTVVVSLGDESSRELTYFNVVGGNEEGKFAIDDAGTIVTAEELDREKTAMYSLQVETRSRNPDQHLYWTLVQVTVMDVNDNAPTFTDPQPIRLRLSIDDIEQLTGNMIIGRIGVEDADADDNGRLELRIMPPHNKLFAISNDGILSVNGDFTAAHFGEHDLTVVARDHGEPSLETRARVQISIFGTLITMATVAPTNEVFEYTSSVEEEPQTTNPDEHLQTVTTSPSTKNQVSQQIFSSFPAPQVEQTGAPVEPEFPQFPTFPTLSPHPQIDEETEEDEEVTDEYPDTVATVPTVTVAPDYSEEYGQEASSSSSTILPDVQGVWSEISELPSENPITYTESPITESTAPAPETSPETAPEITPERGSSAENELYPTEIAPENVEKPTELAPDLSETTENTENQWLPDVVETSQELPSLPTTKMAPPQPVPTQSPPLPTPKRLAPVFKPSQITVQIDENESQVEITKAHATYPDGLSGTITYVLHKGDPSLFSVSSYSGSVNLLRALDAETNSTVTIQISTSEAQTLEVDPKLAHFVSITINVADKNDWIPNFESASYEFDVKEDTLPGTIVGQVNAFDQDRDEPNNRIRYRLLSAGGLEAHFNVNAESGLITLARPIDAFAGEKITLRIEGADSGMLPLSSTTTVLINVVATSSHLIPDASPVSNTPNEGELQFSLRNYTASVSEAVRPPHLVQVLSVMNKPTDTRFIICNIISGNYRGAFGITAGNDGNCELRTQMELDRETVERYLLNITVTAGAQTDYALVSITVLDVNDNVPRFVYDSDLGLTTYFGAVSSVANAFTRVLTVKAEDADLGNSSLVNYALDPLSAHSKYFSISPFGEISTKQSMSTILSRNRLQFFEFRVSACDSPISGQQLCSKADVVVNVIGSTNRFKMIIYGLNPQQLKKHEKDLVKSTRQFTGSCNLLTIEKMIEHTAIENQIRTDIYWYAVNPTTKKICKKQDIRKLFETSNVQLIAGKVQPWFRLERISEDAGDEGNMSSGGILSTNWKTSNILLIILAVTVALGAIIGICAVCVFWSRYKTAQRNASNFSHSYPQKLGPIYHPTMMGVDPRTEYDYETQNVNMLISDEDLTMKSGSIGVPAHQRMTLMGAGGGPGMGGPGGPQNGQGNQSYRTYGYRPAHSTAYEGDFSIEESMYAINPSGRLDPITNRVILPSNLPRTTNVYRQS; via the exons ATGGGGACAACAGTCAGAGTTTCCCCAAATAGTCAGTCTGAATCATTACAAATTTTGGTCAATGATGAAGATTTG cAACCCGGAATGCCTCCAGCCACTTACCAATACATCCTAACAGGGCTTGGAGCAACAATTTTTGCCGTTGACCAAAGGGGTTTCGTTTATTTGAATGTTCCAAAGATTGATGCTGACCCACCAAATCCAAGTACTTATCAATTGAAT gTTGAAGCCCGAGAAGTGAATACAGTTCCAACCCGTCGAAGTGAGCCCGTCACAATCACAATTCACATTTTGGACATCAACGATAACTCTCCACAATTCGAACAACCGATTTATATGGCCAATACGACAGCCAGTGGTGATGAACGAGATGTTGTAAAAGTGGTGGCTACAGACGTAGATTCTGGAGCTTTTGGACAAGTTACTTACACTATTGCTCAA GTGACCAATGGAGGAGAAGATAAATTTCGTTACGAGACGGCTACAAATATGCTGGTTGCTACTGGAAATCTGGTTCCTGGAGAAAGATATCAAGTAGTTATTGAAGCAATCGATGGAGGTGGTAGAAGTTCACAGGCTATCGTAATAGTTTTGGCACTTGATCCAATGCATCAGACATTCAGTTCTCTTGCTCCATTGCCTGGAATGGAAACGTTTATGCCTAATCCTTTGGCAATGGCAACAACTCCAGGAACAATGGTAACCAGCGCag aatccgAGGAGACTATTCAAACATTTGTGACAGAAGTCAACGAGAATACACCACCAAATACAGTTGTAGTGTCATTAGGAGACGAAAGTTCCAGGGAATTGACATATTTCAATGTTGTTGGTGGAAATGAGGAAGGCAAATTTGCAATCGATGATGC tggaaccATTGTAACCGCTGAGGAGCTTGATCGTGAAAAGACAGCAATGTATTCTCTTCAAGTTGAAACCAGATCCAGAAATCCAGATCAACATCTGTACTGGACTCTTGTCCAGGTTACTGTAATGGATGTAAATGATAATGCACCAACCTTCACTGATCCTCAACCAATTCGTCTCCGATTGAGTATTGATGATATTGAACAACTGACTGGAAATATGATAATTGGAAGAATAGGAGTTGAAGATGCAGATGCTGATGATAATGGACGACTTGAATTGAGAATAATGCCACCTCATAATAA actttttgcaatttcaaacGATGGAATTCTCAGTGTAAATGGTGATTTCACTGCTGCACACTTTGGAGAGCACGATTTGACTGTAGTGGCAAGAGATCATGGTGAACCATCTCTAGAAACAAGAGCAAGAGttcaaatttctatatttGGAACTCTCATCACTATGGCTACTGTGGCACCAACT aatgaagtATTCGAGTACACTTCAAGTGTTGAAGAAGAACCTCAGACAACGAATCCAGATGAACATCTCCAAACAGTCACTACATCCCCATCAACCAAAAATCAAGTTTCTCAACAAATATTCTCGTCGTTCCCAGCACCACAAGTGGAACAAACTGGTGCTCCAGTGGAACCTGAGTTTCCACAATTCCCAACATTCCCCACACTCAGTCCACATCCTCAG ATTGACGAGGAAAccgaagaagatgaagaagtaACAGACGAGTATCCGGATACTGTAGCTACCGTACCCACTGTTACAGTAGCACCCGATTATTCAGAGGAATACGGACAAGAGGCGAGTAGTAGTAGCAGCACGATATTGCCAGATGTTCAAGGCGTTTGGAGTGAAATTTCTGAACTTCCATCTGAGAACCCCATCACCTACACAGAATCCCCAATCACCGAATCTACAGCCCCAGCACCTGAAACTTCACCTGAAACCGCTCCTGAAATTACACCAGAACGTGGAAGTTCGGCTGAAAACGAATTGTATCCGACTGAAATTGcacctgaaaatgttgaaaaacccACCGAACTTGCACCAGATTTATCTGAAACCactgaaaatactgaaaatcaatGGCTACCGGACGTTGTGGAAACCAGTCAG gagCTCCCCTCACTGCCAACTACAAAAATGGCTCCACCACAACCTGTACCAACTCAATCTCCTCCATTACCAACTCCGAAACGGTTGGCGCCAGTGTTCAAACCATCCCAGATTACTGTACAGATTGATGAGAATGAGTCACAAGTTGAAATTACAAAAGCTCATGCCACGTATCCAGATGGGTTGTCAG gaacgATTACCTATGTTCTTCATAAAGGAGATCCAAGTCTTTTCTCAGTTTCCTCGTATTCTGGATCTGTTAATTTGCTTCGAGCACTGGATGCTGAAACTAACTCGACAGTTACAATTCAAATCTCCACTTCAGAA gCACAAACTTTGGAAGTTGATCCAAAACTTGCACATTTTGTGAGTATTACCATCAACGTTGCTGATAAGAATGATTGgattccaaactttgaaagtgCATCATATGAATTTGATGTTAAAGAAGACACGTTGCCCGGAACAATTGTCGGACAAGTTAATGCATTCGATCAGGATAGAGAT GAACCAAATAACCGAATTCGATATCGATTGTTGTCTGCAGGAGGATTGGAAGCACATTTTAATGTTAATGCTGAGAGTGGATTGATCACATTAGCAAGACCAATTGATGCATTTGCCGGGGAAAAGATTACG CTTCGTATCGAGGGAGCTGACAGTGGAATGCTACCTCTTTCTTCAACGACAACAGTGCTCATCAACGTggttgccacgtcatcacaTCTGATTCCAGATGCTTCACCTGTCTCGAATACGCCAAATGAAGGAGAACTGCAATTTAGTCTGAGGAATTATAC tgcatcTGTGTCTGAAGCAGTCCGTCCTCCACATCTTGTTCAAGTTTTGTCTGTGATGAATAAGCCAACGGATACCAGATTCATAATTTGCAATATTATATCTGGAAATTATCGTGGAGCATTCGGAATCACTGCTGGAAATGATGGAAATTGTGAATTAAGAACACAGATGGAATTAGATCGAGAAACTGTAGAAAG atacttGTTGAATATAACTGTAACTGCTGGTGCACAAACAGACTACGCTTTAGTGTCTATAACAGTTCTTGATGTGAACGACAATGTTCCTCGATTTGTGTATGATTCGGATCTGGGATTGACCACATACTTTGGAGCTGTTTCTTCAGTTGCAAATGCATTCACAAGAGTGTTAACTGTAAAG GCTGAAGATGCAGATCTTGGAAACAGCAGCTTGGTCAACTACGCTTTGGATCCACTTTCAGCACATTCAAAATACTTTTCTATTTCACCATTTGGAGAGATTAGCACAAAACAGAGCATGTCTACCATTTTGAGTAGAAATAGACTCCAATTCTTCGAATTCAGA gtttccGCCTGCGATTCCCCAATTTCTGGGCAACAATTGTGTTCAAAAGCTGATGTTGTCGTGAATGTGATTGGTTCAACTAACAGATTCAAGATGATTATTTATGGATTGAACCCACAACAATTGAAGAAACATGAAAAGGATTTAGTGAAATCAACTAGACAATTTACTGGAAGTTGCAATTTATTGACGATCGAGAAAATGATTGAGCATACTGCAATTGAGAACCAG ATCCGAACTGACATCTACTGGTATGCAGTGAATCCAACGACAAAGAAGATTTGCAAGAAACAAGATATCCGAAAACTATTCGAAACTTCCAATGTACAATTAATTGCTGGAAAGGTTCAACCATGGTTCAGACTTGAAAGAATTTCAGAGGAT GCCGGTGATGAAGGAAATATGTCAAGCGGTGGAATTTTATCAACCAACTGGAAGACTTCCAATATTCTTTTAATAATACTTGCGGTAACTGTTGCTCTTGGAGCAATTATTGGAATTTGTGCCGTGTGTGTATTCTGGAGCCGTTATAAGACAGCCCAACGAAATGCTTCAAACTTCTCTCACTCGTATCCTCAGAAACTAGGACCAATTTATCATCCAACAATGATGGGAGTTGATCCAAGAACTGAATATGATTATGAAACACAAAATGTGAATATGCTCATTTCGGATGAAGATTTAACAATGAAAAGTGGATCAATTGGAGTACCAGCTCATCAGCGAATGACATTGATGGGTGCAGGAGGTGGTCCTGGAATGGGAGGACCTGGTGGACCACAAAATGGTCAAGGAAATCAAAGTTATAGAACATATGGATACAGACCTGCACATAGTACAGCGTATGAAGGAGACTTCAg CATAGAAGAATCAATGTATGCCATAAACCCATCAGGACGATTGGATCCTATTAcgaa TCGAGTAATTCTGCCGTCGAATTTACCTCGGACAACAA acgtaTACAGACAATCGTGA